A portion of the Lolium rigidum isolate FL_2022 chromosome 1, APGP_CSIRO_Lrig_0.1, whole genome shotgun sequence genome contains these proteins:
- the LOC124694158 gene encoding LOW QUALITY PROTEIN: phospholipase SGR2-like (The sequence of the model RefSeq protein was modified relative to this genomic sequence to represent the inferred CDS: inserted 1 base in 1 codon; added 79 bases not found in genome assembly), giving the protein MADPEETRARETSPGDTASTSHAAPAPSPDSLQNTPSNIARLEDAIENCAARRKYLARTKSPSDGEDVRWYFCKLPLADRVLSASVPQTDIVGKGDYFRFSMRDCLALEAAFLEREESLLGYWWREYAECSEGPAGSLVKTDMSDSEHLYKVEEERVGVPVKGGLYEVDLMRRHCFPVYWNGENRRVLRGHWFARKGGLDWIPLREDVSEQLELAYNCQVWHRRKFQPSGLFAARVDLQGSTPGLHAFFTGEDDTWEAWLVFDTGPKLGSSTIKIRRGFSSSGAANPTQDELRQQKEEETDDYCSQVPVGHLVFMVHGIGQRLEKANLVDDVVDFRRITANLADRYLTPYQRSTQRVLFIPCQWRKSLKLGGERTVEKITLDGVKGLRVALGATVHDVLYYMSPIYCQHIIDSVSSQLNQLYMKFLKRNPGYNGKVSLYGHSLGSVLTYDILCHQETLSAPFPTDYFKMEVPSDEDQVGKAPNTTAVHDSGVKEHDTSSTSGHSSADNVNDVDEDNNRTDGSFTDKIASPCVSENVPNHDDTLASPIAVDGVQNEVGNQDENHQMSCTEEGDTSAVSTKDAESVSRSTVELHEKILDKDKSISSLEEEVRRLKAKLAELERHNDLSESISNVESHQGKLNIGQSSTSQSYRPHIRYTKLNFKVDTFFAAGSPVGVFLSLRNVRIGVGRGQDYWQDKNIVEEMPCCRQMFNIFHPFDPVAYRVEPLVCEDYVNKRPVLIPYHRGGKRIHVGVQEFTEDVAARSQAIARQFKSLKVKAVAAFLSMGKHDAEEDGESTKEEERSYGSMMMERLTGSPDGRVDHVLQEKTFQHPYLSALGSHTNYWRDHDTALFMIKHLYRDIPEEPPTDATGRPPIRLFYVRDPIAEDTPXTFSDNSSVKEFSRKVKSYSRKTEDDANCEAS; this is encoded by the exons CGTCGCCGGACTCGCTGCAGAACACGCCGTCCAACATCGCCAGGCTCGAGGACGCGATCGAGAACTGCGCCGCCCGCCGCAAGTACCTCGCCCGCACCAAGAGCCCCTCGGACGGCGAGGACGTCCGATGGTACTTCTGCAAGCTCCCCCTCGCCGACAGAg TGCTCTCGGCTTCAGTCCCGCAGACGGACATAGTTGGGAAAGGGGACTATTTCAGGTTCAGCATGAGGGACTGTCTGGCGTTGGAGGCGGCTTTCTTAGAG AGAGAGGAATCGCTGCTTGGTTACTGGTGGAGGGAGTATGCCGAATGCAGTGAAGGACCAGCAGGTTCCTTGGTGAAAACTGATATGTCAGACTCTGAACATCTGTAtaaggtggaggaggagcggGTTGGGGTTCCTGTGAAAGGTGGACTGTATGAG GTTGATTTGATGAGACGTCATTGCTTCCCTGTATATTGGAATGGTGAGAATAGACGTGTTTTGAGAGGCCACTGGTTTGCTCGAAAAGGAGGTCTTGATTGGATTCCCTTGCGTGAAGATGTTTCTGAACAACTTGAGTTAGCATATAATTGCCAG GTCTGGCATCGTCGCAAATTTCAACCTTCAGGCTTGTTTGCTGCACGGGTTGATCTCCAAGGAAGTACACCG GGCTTGCATGCTTTTTTTACTGGAGAGGATGATACTTGGGAGGCTTGGCTTGTCTTTGATACAGGTCCTAAGTTAGGTAGCAGCACAATCAAAATAAGGCGTGGTTTCTCTTCTTCTGGAGCTGCAAATCCCACCCAG GATGAGTTGCGTCAGCAGAAAGAAGAGGAAACAGATGATTACTGCTCTCAG GTTCCAGTTGGTCATCTGGTATTCATGGTTCATGGCATCGGGCAGAGATTGGAGAAAGCTAATCttgttgatgatgttgtcgatttcCGCCGTATCACTGCTAACCTAGCTGATAGATACTTAACTCCCTATCAAAGAAGTACACAGAGGGTTCTATTCATTCCGTGTCAG TGGAGGAAGAGCTTGAAGCTTGGTGGTGAACGCACAGTTGAGAAGATCACCTTGGATGGAGTTAAAGGTCTCCGCGTAGCGTTAGGCGCCACCGTTCATGATGTTTTGTATTATATGAGTCCTATCTACTGCCAGCATATAATTGACTCG GTTTCAAGTCAGTTGAACCAGTTGTATATGAAGTTTTTGAAGAGAAATCCTGGCTACAATGGAAAG GTTTCGCTGTATGGCCACTCGTTGGGAAGTGTTCTAACATATGATATACTTTGCCACCAAGAAACCCTTTCCGCCCCATTTCCAACAGATTATTTTAAGATGGAAGTTCCGTCTGATGAAGACCAAGTAGGAAAGGCACCCAACACGACTGCTGTTCATGACTCTGGCGTAAAAGAACATGATACTTCTTCCACTTCAGGACATTCTTCTGCTGATAATGTAAATGATGTAGATGAAGACAACAACAGAACCGATGGCTCATTTACAGACAAGATCGCCTCGCCATGTGTGTCTGAGAATGTGCCAAATCATGATGACACACTAGCATCACCTATCGCAGTTGATGGGGTACAAAATGAAGTCGGAAATCAGGATGAGAATCATCAGATGTCTTGTACTGAAGAAGGGGATACTTCAGCTGTAAGCACAAAAGATGCTGAGTCTGTTTCAAGATCTACTGTAGAACTACATGAAAAGATCCTTGACAAAGACAAATCGATCTCGTCATTGGAAGAAGAG GTGAGACGTCTTAAAGCTAAACTAGCAGAACTGGAGCGACATAATGATTTGAGTGAAAGCATCAGTAATGTTGAGTCTCATCAAG GCAAACTTAACATCGGGCAAAGCAGCACAAGTCAGTCCTACAGACCACACATTAGATACACTAAGCTAAATTTTAAG GTCGACACATTCTTTGCTGCTGGATCCCCTGTGGGAGTCTTTCTGTCCCTGCGGAATGTTCGTATTGGTGTTG GCAGGGGACAAGATTATTGGCAAGACAAGAACATAGTTGAAGAGATGCCATGCTGCCGGCAGATGTTCAATATTTTTCATCCTTTTGATCCTGTAGCATACAG AGTTGAACCACTTGTATGTGAAGATTATGTGAACAAGCGCCCCGTCCTTATACCCTACCATAGAGGCGGAAAGAGGATACATGTTGGAGTGCAG GAGTTCACAGAAGATGTTGCTGCACGTTCTCAAGCTATAGCCCGACAATTCAAGTCACTGAAG GTTAAAGCTGTAGCTGCTTTCCTATCAATGGGCAAACATGACGCGGAAG AGGACGGTGAGAGTACCAAGGAGGAAGAGAGATCATATGGTTCCATGATGATGGAAAGGTTGACAGGTTCACCTGATGGTCGGGTTGATCATGTGCTTCAG GAGAAAACATTTCAACATCCATATTTATCTGCCCTGGGATCTCATAC TAACTATTGGCGAGATCATGATACAGCTCTCTTCATGATCAAACATTTGTACCGTGATATACCTGAAGAACCTCCAACTGATGCAACTGGAAGACCGCCCATTAGACTATTCTATGTGAGGGATCCAATTGCTGAAGACACCC TGACATTTTCTGATAACTCATCAGTTAAAGAGTTCTCTAGAAAAGTGAAAAGTTATTCAAGAAAAACGGAGGACGATGCAAACTGTGAAGCTTCTTGA